Proteins co-encoded in one Malus sylvestris chromosome 7, drMalSylv7.2, whole genome shotgun sequence genomic window:
- the LOC126628699 gene encoding serine/threonine-protein kinase TIO-like isoform X1, with the protein MGVENYHVIELVGEGSFGKVYKGRRKHTGQTVAMKFIMKHGKSDKDIHNLRQEIEILRKLKHENIIEMLDSFESPQEFCVVTEFAQGELFEILEDDKCLPEEQVQAIAKQLVRALHYLHSNRIIHRDMKPQNILIGAGSIVKLCDFGFARAMSTNTVVLRSIKGTPLYMAPELVREQPYNHTADLWSLGVILYELFVGQPPFYTNSVYALIRHIVKDPVKYPDNMSPSFKNFLKGLLNKVPQNRLTWPALLEHPFVKETPHELEAREMRSATAADRGCVAAWRGEGNKVQTSVVAVSSPVHSPASSENNSGISFQNDAQANTPESTTVNSSPNEFPGFANPNEVKQSGFQILDRLENNSRTVKGAQIISQDNEALAHVLVPLKRCSNGPPNSCKDEDIINSNQSLRILSNLVAAGAFQSSGLLDEIIHELLAYTAIIVSMKSSEVNELKAKSFSVIKILVDNAGSSIGGSYFRHWVALSDMFSQVVDCSEDASGRVLYESIACITIMLRRVTQGLKSFSSTSDPNEALKQILDHAKRSGLVDQLCLCLVTAGSSLISGSSNMLRAACEACVAIWFLIDASENLCMKRNAYLFPLNTMRRPSPQLDIRDQDQGSLIGTEASKLVAVVTRAFLRSKAVQVAIHYCLHQRLEASLYAVIQLLLRCCLHNGIVPGVLCGLPTSLPVTTVVSGGGDGTIISEIFSLLSLCISSQNKDPQAVETTTFMSKLTNPTTLVLHSCLILATVAQCLKATGRNSALFMLTTSPKKQLSRLSVLSHHFSSEESKNASFQAHTSSAMLALASILFLESGSSVESSIFEVAVPLIPKSAMLCEYLKLSSGEGNELRLNGPSGALSYWHGLRDGCVGLLESRMRWGGPLAVKQLCASNIPLLLVDLLANNQPEVDSTNDQVGLSPIGVVWTVLSICQCLSGGALTFRQILLRCNHIKLISDLISDMHLKLVKSWVGPGGGKDGVRDITNAVIDVLAFPFVAVQNVPGLPSTTASVNSGALLNLGSPGVRVGMEDKDMVKVIEEDLGKYIKNLLEVGVPGIILWCLEHLDLKDMGRPVAFLAKMIGYRPLAVQLVGKGLLDPKRMRRLLDCSSPREVMLDVLMIVSDLARMDKGFYEYINGASVLEFFKEFLTHEDPNVRSKACSALGNMCRHSSYFYSSLARHQIIGLLIDRCSDPDKRTRKFACFAIGNAAYHDKILYEELRRSIPSLANLLVSSEEDKTKANAAGALSNLVRHSDQLCEDIVSKGAMQSLLKLVADCSVVALNPPGRKDSVNESPLKIALFSLAKMCSHQPCRQFLRSSPLFSVIGRLRQSPESTIANYASLIFTKVADS; encoded by the exons ATGGGAGTCGAGAACTACCATGTGATTGAGCTTGTAGGTGAAGGTTCCTTTGGGAAGGTATACAAGGGAAGGCGAAAGCACACCGGTCAG ACCGTTGCAATGAAATTCATCATGAAGCATGGCAAAAGTGACAAAGATATCCACAATTTAAGACAAGAAATTGAG ATCCTACGAAAGTTGAAGCACGAAAACATCATTGAAATGCTTGATTCATTTGAAAGCCCACAAGAGTTCTGTGTTGTCACAGAATTTGCACAA GGTGAACTATTTGAAATTCTTGAGGATGATAAGTGCCTTCCTGAAGAACAAGTTCAAGCTATTGCAAAGCAGCTG GTGAGGGCATTGCATTATCTGCATTCCAACCGTATCATCCATCGTGACATGAAACCACAAAACATTCTCATTGGTGCTGGTTCTATTGTTAAG CTCTGTGATTTTGGGTTTGCACGTGCAATGTCCACAAACACTGTTGTTTTGCGATCCATTAAAG GTACTCCTCTGTACATGGCACCTGAACTAGTACGGGAACAACCTTACAACCACACTGCAGATCTCTGGTCTCTTGGAGTAATATT ATATGAATTATTTGTAGGCCAGCCTCCCTTTTATACAAACTCTGTATATGCACTCATCAGGCACATTGTCAAG GATCCAGTTAAATATCCTGACAACATGAGTCCAAGTTTTAAAAACTTTCTTAAGGGACTGCTCAATAAG GTACCTCAAAATCGATTGACTTGGCCAGCTCTTCTGGAACACCCATTTGTTAAAGAGACTCCTCATGAACTGGAGGCTAGG GAAATGCGTTCAGCTACTGCTGCAGATAGGGGATGTGTTGCGGCATGGAGGGGTGAAGGAAACAAAGTTCAAACATCAGTTGTGGCTGTTTCATCTCCTG TCCACTCTCCAGCTTCTTCAGAGAACAACAGTGGAATAAGTTTTCAGAATGATGCTCAAGCAAATACTCCTGAATCCACAACAGTCAATTCTTCCCCAAATGAGTTCCCAGGATTTGCAAATCCTAATGAAGTTAAACAGTCAG GTTTCCAAATTTTGGACAGATTGGAAAATAACTCTCGTACAGTCAAAGGTGCACAAATAATAAGTCAAGATAATGAAGCATTAGCACATGTTTTGGTACCACTAAAAAGATGCTCCAATGGACCCCCAAattcttgcaa GGATGAAGATATTATTAATTCAAACCAGTCTTTGAGAATCCTTTCAAACTTAGTTGCAGCTGGTGCCTTCCAGTCCAGCGGACTGCTTGATGAAATAATACACGAACTTCTTGCTTACACTGCCATCATTGTGAGCATGAAATCTTCTGAAGTAAATGAGTTAAAGGCGAAG AGTTTCTCAGTGATTaaaattttggttgacaatgctGGAAGCAGCATTGGTGGCTCATATTTCAGGCACTGGGTTGCCTTATCTGATATGTTTTCACAG GTTGTCGATTGTAGTGAAGATGCATCTGGAAGAGTTCTGTATGAGTCCATTGCTTGCATTACTATCATGTTAAGAAGAGTCACTCAGGGCCTTAAATCTTTTTCCTCAACCTCTGATCCTAATGAAGCACTGAAACAGATTCTGGATCACGCTAAAAGATCTGGTTTAGTGGACCAACTTTGTCTCTGCTTAGTAACCGCAGGGTCAAGTCTTATTTCAGGCTCTTCAAATATGCTGCGTGCAGCTTGTGAAGCATGTGTGGCAATTTGGTTTCTGATAGATGCATCAGAAAATCTTTGTATGAAAAGAAATGCCTATTTATTCCCGCTAAACACTATGCGCCGGCCTTCACCCCAACTTGACATTAGGGATCAAGATCAAGGTTCTTTGATTGGGACAGAAGCATCAAAACTTGTTGCTGTAGTTACAAGAGCATTCCTTAGATCAAAAGCAGTACAAGTTGCTATCCATTATTGCCTTCACCAACGACTTGAAGCTTCACTGTATGCTGTCATTCAG TTGTTGTTGAGGTGCTGCTTGCATAATGGAATTGTTCCAGGTGTTCTATGTGGCCTGCCTACTTCCCTACCTGTAACTACTGTTGTTAGTGGCGGAGGTGATGGAACCATTATTTCAGAGATATTCTCTTTGTTGTCTTTGTGCATTTCGTCTCAAAATAAAGATCCCCAAGCAGTTGAGACAACCACCTTCATGAGCAAATTAACCAATCCCACTACCTTGGTTCTGCATTCATGCCTCATCCTTGCAACAGTTGCACAATGTTTGAAGGCAACTGGAAGAAATTCTGCACTATTTATGCTAACGACCTCTCCAAAGAAGCAGCTTTCTCGACTTTCTGTCCTTTCTCATCATTTTTCTTCTGAAGAGAGCAAAAATGCCTCCTTTCAAGCTCATACTTCATCAGCCATGCTGGCACTGGCTTCTATTTTGTTCCTTGAATCTGGCAGTTCTGTTGAGTCTTCTATCTTTGAGGTAGCAGTGCCCTTGATTCCTAAAAGTGCCATGCTATGTGAATACCTGAAGCTTTCATCAGGCGAAGGAAATGAATTGCGTTTGAATGGCCCCAGTGGTGCTCTCTCATACTGGCATGGTCTAAGGGATGGATGTGTTGGCTTGCTGGAGTCCAGAATGAGGTGGGGAGGACCCTTAGCTGTTAAACAGCTGTGTGCAAGCAATATCCCTCTGCTTCTAGTGGATTTATTAGCCAACAACCAACCAGAAGTTGACAGCACCAATGATCAAGTTGGGCTTTCCCCTATAGGAGTCGTATGGACAGTATTGTCAATATGTCAGTGCCTTTCCGGTGGAGCCTTAACTTTTCGGCAGATTCTGCTTAGATGTAATCATATCAAGCTCATCTCTGACTTGATATCTGATATGCATCTCAAGCTTGTAAAGTCCTGGGTTGGGCCTGGTGGAGGGAAGGATGGTGTAAGAGATATAACAAACGCAGTAATTGATGTCTTGGCATTTCCTTTTGTGGCCGTACAGAATGTTCCAGGATTGCCATCAACAACTGCTTCAGTGAATAGTGGGGCCCTTCTCAACCTGGGTTCACCAGGTGTGAGAGTTGGCATGGAAGACAAAGACATGGTGAAAGTAATTGAAGAAGACCTTGGAAAGTATATTAAAAACCTTTTGGAG GTAGGAGTGCCAGGCATCATTCTTTGGTGTTTAGAGCACTTGGACTTAAAGGATATGGGAAGGCCTGTGGCCTTCCTTGCAAAAATGATTGGTTACCGACCATTGGCAGTTCAACTTGTGGGTAAAGGCTTGTTGGATCCTAAAAGGATGAGAAGATTGCTCGACTGTTCAAGCCCAAGAGAGGTGATGCTGGATGTTCTGATGATTGTTTCTGATTTGGCTCGCATGGACAAG GGATTCTACGAATACATTAATGGAGCATCTGTATTGGAGTTCTTCAAGGAATTTCTTACCCATGAAGATCCTAATGTGCGCTCAAAGGCTTGCAGTGCTCTAGGAAATATGTGCCGGCACAGCTCCTACTTTTATAGTTCCCTA GCAAGGCATCAAATCATTGGTCTCCTTATTGATCGATGTTCTGATCCAGATAAACGGACACGGAAATTTGCTTGCTTTGCT ATTGGGAATGCTGCCTACCATGACAAGATATTATATGAAGAGCTACGAAGATCTATACCCTCTCTTGCGAATTTGTTGGTTTCGTCCGAAGAAGACAAGACTAAAGCAAATGCTGCAGGTGCACTAAGCAATCTCGTCCGCCACTCCGACCAGCTTTGCGAAGATATTGTGTCTAAGGGAGCCATGCAG TCTCTACTGAAGTTGGTGGCTGATTGTTCTGTGGTGGCACTCAACCCGCCGGGTAGGAAAGATTCAGTAAACGAGTCACCTCTGAAAATAGCTCTGTTCTCATTGGCAAAGATGTGTTCGCATCAGCCCTGCAGACAATTCCTCCGTTCATCACCGCTGTTCTCTGTGATCGGACGCCTTCGGCAATCTCCGGAATCAACAATTGCCAACTATGCCTCCCTTATTTTCACCAAAGTTGCTGATTCTTGA
- the LOC126628699 gene encoding serine/threonine-protein kinase TIO-like isoform X2: protein MGVENYHVIELVGEGSFGKVYKGRRKHTGQTVAMKFIMKHGKSDKDIHNLRQEIEILRKLKHENIIEMLDSFESPQEFCVVTEFAQGELFEILEDDKCLPEEQVQAIAKQLVRALHYLHSNRIIHRDMKPQNILIGAGSIVKLCDFGFARAMSTNTVVLRSIKGTPLYMAPELVREQPYNHTADLWSLGVILYELFVGQPPFYTNSVYALIRHIVKDPVKYPDNMSPSFKNFLKGLLNKVPQNRLTWPALLEHPFVKETPHELEAREMRSATAADRGCVAAWRGEGNKVQTSVVAVSSPASSENNSGISFQNDAQANTPESTTVNSSPNEFPGFANPNEVKQSGFQILDRLENNSRTVKGAQIISQDNEALAHVLVPLKRCSNGPPNSCKDEDIINSNQSLRILSNLVAAGAFQSSGLLDEIIHELLAYTAIIVSMKSSEVNELKAKSFSVIKILVDNAGSSIGGSYFRHWVALSDMFSQVVDCSEDASGRVLYESIACITIMLRRVTQGLKSFSSTSDPNEALKQILDHAKRSGLVDQLCLCLVTAGSSLISGSSNMLRAACEACVAIWFLIDASENLCMKRNAYLFPLNTMRRPSPQLDIRDQDQGSLIGTEASKLVAVVTRAFLRSKAVQVAIHYCLHQRLEASLYAVIQLLLRCCLHNGIVPGVLCGLPTSLPVTTVVSGGGDGTIISEIFSLLSLCISSQNKDPQAVETTTFMSKLTNPTTLVLHSCLILATVAQCLKATGRNSALFMLTTSPKKQLSRLSVLSHHFSSEESKNASFQAHTSSAMLALASILFLESGSSVESSIFEVAVPLIPKSAMLCEYLKLSSGEGNELRLNGPSGALSYWHGLRDGCVGLLESRMRWGGPLAVKQLCASNIPLLLVDLLANNQPEVDSTNDQVGLSPIGVVWTVLSICQCLSGGALTFRQILLRCNHIKLISDLISDMHLKLVKSWVGPGGGKDGVRDITNAVIDVLAFPFVAVQNVPGLPSTTASVNSGALLNLGSPGVRVGMEDKDMVKVIEEDLGKYIKNLLEVGVPGIILWCLEHLDLKDMGRPVAFLAKMIGYRPLAVQLVGKGLLDPKRMRRLLDCSSPREVMLDVLMIVSDLARMDKGFYEYINGASVLEFFKEFLTHEDPNVRSKACSALGNMCRHSSYFYSSLARHQIIGLLIDRCSDPDKRTRKFACFAIGNAAYHDKILYEELRRSIPSLANLLVSSEEDKTKANAAGALSNLVRHSDQLCEDIVSKGAMQSLLKLVADCSVVALNPPGRKDSVNESPLKIALFSLAKMCSHQPCRQFLRSSPLFSVIGRLRQSPESTIANYASLIFTKVADS from the exons ATGGGAGTCGAGAACTACCATGTGATTGAGCTTGTAGGTGAAGGTTCCTTTGGGAAGGTATACAAGGGAAGGCGAAAGCACACCGGTCAG ACCGTTGCAATGAAATTCATCATGAAGCATGGCAAAAGTGACAAAGATATCCACAATTTAAGACAAGAAATTGAG ATCCTACGAAAGTTGAAGCACGAAAACATCATTGAAATGCTTGATTCATTTGAAAGCCCACAAGAGTTCTGTGTTGTCACAGAATTTGCACAA GGTGAACTATTTGAAATTCTTGAGGATGATAAGTGCCTTCCTGAAGAACAAGTTCAAGCTATTGCAAAGCAGCTG GTGAGGGCATTGCATTATCTGCATTCCAACCGTATCATCCATCGTGACATGAAACCACAAAACATTCTCATTGGTGCTGGTTCTATTGTTAAG CTCTGTGATTTTGGGTTTGCACGTGCAATGTCCACAAACACTGTTGTTTTGCGATCCATTAAAG GTACTCCTCTGTACATGGCACCTGAACTAGTACGGGAACAACCTTACAACCACACTGCAGATCTCTGGTCTCTTGGAGTAATATT ATATGAATTATTTGTAGGCCAGCCTCCCTTTTATACAAACTCTGTATATGCACTCATCAGGCACATTGTCAAG GATCCAGTTAAATATCCTGACAACATGAGTCCAAGTTTTAAAAACTTTCTTAAGGGACTGCTCAATAAG GTACCTCAAAATCGATTGACTTGGCCAGCTCTTCTGGAACACCCATTTGTTAAAGAGACTCCTCATGAACTGGAGGCTAGG GAAATGCGTTCAGCTACTGCTGCAGATAGGGGATGTGTTGCGGCATGGAGGGGTGAAGGAAACAAAGTTCAAACATCAGTTGTGGCTGTTTCATCTCCTG CTTCTTCAGAGAACAACAGTGGAATAAGTTTTCAGAATGATGCTCAAGCAAATACTCCTGAATCCACAACAGTCAATTCTTCCCCAAATGAGTTCCCAGGATTTGCAAATCCTAATGAAGTTAAACAGTCAG GTTTCCAAATTTTGGACAGATTGGAAAATAACTCTCGTACAGTCAAAGGTGCACAAATAATAAGTCAAGATAATGAAGCATTAGCACATGTTTTGGTACCACTAAAAAGATGCTCCAATGGACCCCCAAattcttgcaa GGATGAAGATATTATTAATTCAAACCAGTCTTTGAGAATCCTTTCAAACTTAGTTGCAGCTGGTGCCTTCCAGTCCAGCGGACTGCTTGATGAAATAATACACGAACTTCTTGCTTACACTGCCATCATTGTGAGCATGAAATCTTCTGAAGTAAATGAGTTAAAGGCGAAG AGTTTCTCAGTGATTaaaattttggttgacaatgctGGAAGCAGCATTGGTGGCTCATATTTCAGGCACTGGGTTGCCTTATCTGATATGTTTTCACAG GTTGTCGATTGTAGTGAAGATGCATCTGGAAGAGTTCTGTATGAGTCCATTGCTTGCATTACTATCATGTTAAGAAGAGTCACTCAGGGCCTTAAATCTTTTTCCTCAACCTCTGATCCTAATGAAGCACTGAAACAGATTCTGGATCACGCTAAAAGATCTGGTTTAGTGGACCAACTTTGTCTCTGCTTAGTAACCGCAGGGTCAAGTCTTATTTCAGGCTCTTCAAATATGCTGCGTGCAGCTTGTGAAGCATGTGTGGCAATTTGGTTTCTGATAGATGCATCAGAAAATCTTTGTATGAAAAGAAATGCCTATTTATTCCCGCTAAACACTATGCGCCGGCCTTCACCCCAACTTGACATTAGGGATCAAGATCAAGGTTCTTTGATTGGGACAGAAGCATCAAAACTTGTTGCTGTAGTTACAAGAGCATTCCTTAGATCAAAAGCAGTACAAGTTGCTATCCATTATTGCCTTCACCAACGACTTGAAGCTTCACTGTATGCTGTCATTCAG TTGTTGTTGAGGTGCTGCTTGCATAATGGAATTGTTCCAGGTGTTCTATGTGGCCTGCCTACTTCCCTACCTGTAACTACTGTTGTTAGTGGCGGAGGTGATGGAACCATTATTTCAGAGATATTCTCTTTGTTGTCTTTGTGCATTTCGTCTCAAAATAAAGATCCCCAAGCAGTTGAGACAACCACCTTCATGAGCAAATTAACCAATCCCACTACCTTGGTTCTGCATTCATGCCTCATCCTTGCAACAGTTGCACAATGTTTGAAGGCAACTGGAAGAAATTCTGCACTATTTATGCTAACGACCTCTCCAAAGAAGCAGCTTTCTCGACTTTCTGTCCTTTCTCATCATTTTTCTTCTGAAGAGAGCAAAAATGCCTCCTTTCAAGCTCATACTTCATCAGCCATGCTGGCACTGGCTTCTATTTTGTTCCTTGAATCTGGCAGTTCTGTTGAGTCTTCTATCTTTGAGGTAGCAGTGCCCTTGATTCCTAAAAGTGCCATGCTATGTGAATACCTGAAGCTTTCATCAGGCGAAGGAAATGAATTGCGTTTGAATGGCCCCAGTGGTGCTCTCTCATACTGGCATGGTCTAAGGGATGGATGTGTTGGCTTGCTGGAGTCCAGAATGAGGTGGGGAGGACCCTTAGCTGTTAAACAGCTGTGTGCAAGCAATATCCCTCTGCTTCTAGTGGATTTATTAGCCAACAACCAACCAGAAGTTGACAGCACCAATGATCAAGTTGGGCTTTCCCCTATAGGAGTCGTATGGACAGTATTGTCAATATGTCAGTGCCTTTCCGGTGGAGCCTTAACTTTTCGGCAGATTCTGCTTAGATGTAATCATATCAAGCTCATCTCTGACTTGATATCTGATATGCATCTCAAGCTTGTAAAGTCCTGGGTTGGGCCTGGTGGAGGGAAGGATGGTGTAAGAGATATAACAAACGCAGTAATTGATGTCTTGGCATTTCCTTTTGTGGCCGTACAGAATGTTCCAGGATTGCCATCAACAACTGCTTCAGTGAATAGTGGGGCCCTTCTCAACCTGGGTTCACCAGGTGTGAGAGTTGGCATGGAAGACAAAGACATGGTGAAAGTAATTGAAGAAGACCTTGGAAAGTATATTAAAAACCTTTTGGAG GTAGGAGTGCCAGGCATCATTCTTTGGTGTTTAGAGCACTTGGACTTAAAGGATATGGGAAGGCCTGTGGCCTTCCTTGCAAAAATGATTGGTTACCGACCATTGGCAGTTCAACTTGTGGGTAAAGGCTTGTTGGATCCTAAAAGGATGAGAAGATTGCTCGACTGTTCAAGCCCAAGAGAGGTGATGCTGGATGTTCTGATGATTGTTTCTGATTTGGCTCGCATGGACAAG GGATTCTACGAATACATTAATGGAGCATCTGTATTGGAGTTCTTCAAGGAATTTCTTACCCATGAAGATCCTAATGTGCGCTCAAAGGCTTGCAGTGCTCTAGGAAATATGTGCCGGCACAGCTCCTACTTTTATAGTTCCCTA GCAAGGCATCAAATCATTGGTCTCCTTATTGATCGATGTTCTGATCCAGATAAACGGACACGGAAATTTGCTTGCTTTGCT ATTGGGAATGCTGCCTACCATGACAAGATATTATATGAAGAGCTACGAAGATCTATACCCTCTCTTGCGAATTTGTTGGTTTCGTCCGAAGAAGACAAGACTAAAGCAAATGCTGCAGGTGCACTAAGCAATCTCGTCCGCCACTCCGACCAGCTTTGCGAAGATATTGTGTCTAAGGGAGCCATGCAG TCTCTACTGAAGTTGGTGGCTGATTGTTCTGTGGTGGCACTCAACCCGCCGGGTAGGAAAGATTCAGTAAACGAGTCACCTCTGAAAATAGCTCTGTTCTCATTGGCAAAGATGTGTTCGCATCAGCCCTGCAGACAATTCCTCCGTTCATCACCGCTGTTCTCTGTGATCGGACGCCTTCGGCAATCTCCGGAATCAACAATTGCCAACTATGCCTCCCTTATTTTCACCAAAGTTGCTGATTCTTGA